The Altererythrobacter sp. CAU 1644 genome has a window encoding:
- a CDS encoding N-acyl-D-amino-acid deacylase family protein, which translates to MPAFDLIIRGGTIVDGTGEQRFTGDIAVKDGLIAQVGEVAGDAAEEIDASDLVVTPGFVDVHTHYDGQATWDQEMAPSSWHGVTTVVMGNCGVGFAPAKPDKHEWLIGLMEGVEDIPGTALAEGMNWDWETFPEYLDALEKLPRTVDVGTHVPHGAVRAYVLGDRERPGAIPTEDDIAAMGRIVEEGVRAGALGFSTSRTVLHRDIDGEVVPGTTATAEELVEIGRAMGRAGHGVFEMASDMRREWDEFGWMGKMSRETGLPVTFAALQSIAKELPLEEQISSMRAENDNGANIVAQIALRGNGIVMAWQGTVHPFRLKPAWKEIEELTWEEQKTKLLDPEFKARMLAEQHDFSEVNQDIMGLVMVVCGGWNMQYEMDPDFNYEPTAEESILARAAAVGMSGDEYAYDLLCRDDCKGFIYLPILNYADGNLDFLMDLQQSDDTVNSLSDGGAHCGTICDAASPTFMLQHWVRDRTRGTISLENAIKRQCNDTARLYGLEDRGIIAPGYLADLNVIDMDAIKLGKPWLAFDLPAGGKRLLQKADGYVATIKNGTVTFRQGEWTGATPGGLIRGPQRVEMAEAAE; encoded by the coding sequence ATGCCAGCATTCGATCTGATCATTCGCGGCGGTACCATCGTCGATGGGACCGGCGAGCAGCGGTTCACCGGCGACATTGCAGTGAAGGACGGGCTGATCGCGCAGGTCGGTGAAGTCGCGGGCGATGCCGCCGAGGAAATCGATGCCAGCGATCTGGTCGTCACTCCGGGCTTCGTCGATGTGCACACGCATTACGACGGGCAGGCAACCTGGGACCAGGAAATGGCTCCTTCGAGCTGGCACGGCGTCACAACGGTCGTGATGGGCAATTGCGGCGTTGGTTTTGCCCCGGCCAAGCCCGACAAGCACGAGTGGTTGATCGGCCTGATGGAAGGCGTGGAGGATATTCCCGGCACGGCGCTGGCCGAAGGAATGAATTGGGACTGGGAAACATTTCCCGAATATCTCGACGCGCTCGAGAAGCTGCCGCGGACCGTCGACGTCGGCACCCATGTGCCGCATGGCGCGGTGCGCGCCTACGTCCTCGGCGATCGCGAGCGGCCCGGCGCCATACCGACCGAGGATGATATCGCCGCGATGGGGCGCATCGTCGAAGAAGGCGTGCGCGCGGGAGCGTTGGGTTTCTCGACCTCGCGCACCGTGCTCCACCGCGACATCGATGGCGAAGTGGTGCCGGGCACCACGGCCACCGCGGAAGAGCTGGTCGAGATCGGACGCGCGATGGGCCGCGCAGGCCACGGCGTGTTCGAAATGGCGAGCGACATGCGGCGCGAGTGGGACGAATTCGGCTGGATGGGCAAGATGAGCCGCGAGACCGGCCTCCCCGTCACCTTCGCCGCGCTCCAGTCGATTGCCAAGGAATTGCCGCTCGAAGAACAGATTTCCTCGATGCGCGCGGAGAACGACAATGGTGCCAACATCGTTGCGCAGATCGCGCTGCGCGGCAACGGGATCGTCATGGCGTGGCAAGGAACGGTGCATCCCTTCCGGCTCAAACCCGCGTGGAAGGAGATCGAGGAACTCACTTGGGAAGAGCAGAAAACGAAGCTCCTTGATCCCGAGTTCAAGGCGCGAATGCTGGCCGAGCAGCACGATTTCTCCGAGGTCAACCAGGACATCATGGGCCTTGTGATGGTCGTCTGCGGCGGCTGGAACATGCAGTACGAAATGGACCCCGACTTCAACTACGAACCGACCGCAGAGGAGAGCATTCTCGCGCGCGCGGCGGCGGTTGGCATGTCGGGCGATGAATATGCCTATGACCTGCTGTGCCGCGACGATTGCAAGGGGTTCATCTACCTCCCGATCCTCAATTACGCGGACGGTAATCTCGACTTCCTGATGGATCTCCAGCAGTCGGACGACACGGTGAATTCGCTGTCCGACGGCGGCGCACACTGCGGCACGATCTGCGACGCCGCCTCGCCCACGTTCATGCTCCAGCACTGGGTCCGCGACCGTACGCGCGGTACCATAAGCCTCGAGAACGCGATCAAGCGCCAGTGCAACGATACGGCGCGGCTTTATGGTCTGGAGGATCGCGGGATCATCGCCCCGGGCTATCTCGCCGACCTCAATGTCATCGACATGGATGCGATCAAGCTGGGCAAGCCCTGGCTTGCCTTCGATCTCCCAGCGGGCGGCAAGCGACTGTTGCAGAAGGCAGACGGCTACGTCGCAACCATCAAGAATGGCACCGTGACCTTCCGCCAAGGCGAGTGGACCGGTGCAACTCCTGGCGGCCTGATCCGCGGGCCACAGCGCGTCGAAATGGCCGAGGCGGCGGAGTAG
- a CDS encoding FAD-dependent oxidoreductase — protein MRHIAIIGSGPAGYYTAEAAQKHWGDDARVDVFDMLPVPYGLIRTGVAPDHQSIKGVSRRYEKVALSDNVRFVGNVKVGEDVTIPELLELYDAVVLATGAPHDRSLGLDGEDCGNIFGSAAFVGWYNGHPQFADLDPDLAGGHAVVIGMGNVALDVARILSKTEAEFEGADIVAHALDALKGSKIKKITVLGRRGPHQIMMTPKELGELAELQRASPRVDKADLPDEAEDALLEPGLRKSVTHLRSFAAIPEAIHADKPIEVEFDFFANPVAFEGDDGGVRKVKVESTEVSAGRATGSGEFYDVPADLVVTCIGYRTSPIPDVPFDERAGRFANDEGRILPGIYCVGWARRGPSGTIGTNRPDGYGVVEKIGEDMDSGVLGRAAKRGREGFDALAAERGLDVVTFRDWKKIEEAEEQAAREGAPREKFVDIEAMIRARD, from the coding sequence ATGCGGCATATCGCGATCATCGGTTCCGGCCCCGCCGGTTACTACACGGCTGAAGCAGCCCAGAAACATTGGGGCGATGACGCCCGGGTCGACGTCTTCGACATGCTGCCAGTCCCCTACGGCCTGATCCGCACCGGCGTCGCGCCAGACCACCAGTCGATCAAGGGCGTTTCGCGCCGCTACGAGAAGGTCGCACTTTCGGATAACGTCCGGTTCGTCGGTAATGTCAAAGTCGGCGAAGACGTCACCATCCCAGAGCTTCTTGAGCTTTACGATGCGGTGGTTCTGGCAACCGGCGCGCCGCACGACCGCTCGCTCGGGCTGGATGGCGAGGATTGCGGCAACATTTTCGGCAGTGCGGCCTTTGTCGGTTGGTACAACGGCCACCCTCAATTTGCCGATCTGGACCCCGACCTTGCGGGCGGCCACGCCGTCGTGATCGGCATGGGCAATGTCGCACTCGACGTCGCACGGATCCTCTCGAAGACCGAAGCCGAGTTTGAAGGCGCCGACATCGTCGCGCACGCGCTCGATGCGCTCAAGGGCAGCAAGATCAAGAAGATCACCGTGCTGGGCAGGCGCGGCCCGCACCAGATCATGATGACGCCCAAGGAACTCGGCGAACTGGCCGAGCTCCAACGCGCCAGCCCGCGGGTGGACAAGGCCGACCTGCCCGACGAAGCGGAAGACGCACTGCTCGAACCGGGCCTGCGGAAATCGGTCACGCATTTGCGCAGCTTTGCCGCGATCCCAGAGGCGATCCATGCGGACAAGCCCATCGAGGTCGAATTCGATTTCTTTGCCAACCCGGTCGCGTTCGAAGGCGACGACGGCGGTGTACGCAAGGTGAAGGTTGAAAGCACTGAAGTCAGCGCAGGCCGTGCGACCGGCAGCGGCGAGTTCTACGATGTTCCTGCGGACCTGGTCGTGACCTGCATCGGCTATCGCACATCTCCCATACCCGACGTGCCGTTCGACGAGCGCGCGGGCCGATTTGCCAATGATGAAGGGCGCATCCTGCCGGGAATCTATTGCGTCGGCTGGGCGCGGCGAGGCCCTAGCGGCACGATCGGCACCAACCGTCCCGATGGTTACGGCGTCGTTGAGAAGATTGGCGAGGACATGGACTCGGGCGTCCTGGGCCGAGCCGCCAAGCGCGGACGCGAAGGCTTCGATGCGCTCGCCGCAGAACGCGGGCTCGACGTGGTTACCTTCCGCGATTGGAAGAAGATCGAGGAAGCCGAAGAGCAGGCCGCTCGCGAGGGCGCGCCGCGCGAGAAGTTCGTCGATATCGAGGCCATGATCCGCGCCAGGGACTAG
- a CDS encoding alpha/beta fold hydrolase — MGDKREEVLDAALDEAMRDARITMESVGGRTLRVATWRLDQPSDHLPILFFNGIGANIEAVAPLAEALPDRGFVMFDMPGVGGSPDPVVPYNTVTMAWTTTQLLDKLGVDQVDVMGVSWGGAMAQHFAIQHPGRVRRLILAATSAGMLMVPGNPSSLSKMADPRRYIDAAFMAEHFQTLYGGALGKSVNKMEHIHRLKPPSPRGYFYQLLAMLGWTSAPMLPFMRKKTLIMMGDEDHIVPLANGWFLDKLIPESEMLVLRGGGHLFLLSHSDECVAAMNRFLDEPEAVQRPKAA, encoded by the coding sequence TTGGGCGATAAGCGCGAAGAGGTGCTCGATGCAGCCCTCGACGAAGCGATGCGGGACGCTCGCATCACCATGGAATCGGTCGGTGGCCGGACGCTGCGGGTTGCCACCTGGCGTCTCGATCAGCCCAGCGACCACCTCCCAATCCTGTTTTTCAACGGAATCGGGGCGAATATCGAGGCGGTTGCGCCGCTGGCGGAGGCCTTGCCCGATCGCGGTTTCGTGATGTTCGACATGCCCGGTGTCGGAGGCTCACCCGATCCGGTCGTGCCTTACAACACCGTCACCATGGCGTGGACCACGACCCAGTTGCTCGACAAGCTGGGGGTCGACCAGGTAGACGTCATGGGTGTCAGTTGGGGCGGCGCGATGGCGCAACACTTCGCCATCCAGCATCCCGGACGCGTGCGTCGCCTGATCCTGGCCGCGACCAGTGCGGGAATGCTGATGGTGCCCGGCAACCCGTCATCGCTGAGCAAGATGGCCGATCCGCGCCGCTATATCGATGCCGCCTTCATGGCCGAACACTTCCAGACGCTATACGGCGGCGCGCTCGGCAAGAGCGTCAACAAGATGGAACATATCCATCGCCTCAAACCGCCCTCCCCGCGCGGCTATTTCTACCAGTTGCTGGCGATGCTGGGCTGGACCAGCGCGCCGATGTTGCCCTTCATGCGCAAGAAGACGCTGATCATGATGGGCGATGAAGACCACATCGTCCCGCTCGCGAATGGGTGGTTCCTCGACAAGCTCATCCCCGAAAGCGAAATGCTGGTGTTGAGGGGCGGTGGGCATCTTTTCCTGCTGAGCCATAGCGACGAATGCGTCGCGGCGATGAACCGCTTCCTTGACGAACCGGAAGCCGTACAGAGGCCAAAGGCCGCCTAG
- a CDS encoding alpha/beta fold hydrolase — protein sequence MAKGTTLENEAAQSTTALGPLIGIAREDFIGAVALLLRETASDPQRMMKHAQTFGEDMVKIMTGKSDLAPDPKDKRFMDPAWQYNPFFRAGAQYYLAVQKGMHNWLQELELDDLERDRANFISNIIIDALAPTNTLVGNPTAQKRLIDSGGLSLIKGLQNAYKDMIHNKGMVSQVDKRPFKLGENIATSKGSVVYRTEMFELVHYAPTTDEVYAIPQLTIPPQINKMYINDLSPEKSVIKFLVDSGIQTFVISWRNPSKEQGVWGMDDYVDSCVEAMEAVKAITGSDKVNVNAGCSGGQTASIVASKLAADKNDILGALTLMVCVLHPKQLDIEAGSLVSENGMKLARRRAEKAGIIKADDLARGFAWLRPNDLIWNYVINNYLLGADPPAFDVLYWNADATNLSGTLMGDFLTLFETLAFTKKGEVEMADHKIDLSKVDSDLFILGGVTDHITPWKATYRSTQLFGSKDITYVLSQSGHMQAILNPPGNPKAKYYTQKKKGKLPDTAEKWLEGTEEVKGSWWPFWMEWVQKRSGKKVAAPKELGNDEYQPLDPAPGLYVVEER from the coding sequence ATGGCGAAGGGAACAACGCTCGAGAACGAAGCCGCTCAATCGACGACCGCGCTCGGTCCACTGATCGGTATTGCGCGCGAGGATTTTATCGGCGCCGTCGCCCTCCTCCTGCGTGAAACCGCTTCCGATCCGCAACGCATGATGAAGCATGCGCAGACCTTTGGCGAAGACATGGTCAAGATCATGACCGGCAAGTCGGACCTTGCGCCCGATCCGAAGGACAAGCGCTTCATGGATCCGGCCTGGCAATACAATCCGTTCTTCCGTGCAGGCGCGCAGTATTACCTCGCCGTGCAGAAGGGCATGCACAACTGGCTGCAGGAGCTCGAGCTCGACGACCTCGAGCGAGACCGGGCAAACTTCATCTCGAACATCATCATCGACGCCTTGGCTCCCACCAACACGCTCGTCGGCAATCCGACGGCGCAGAAGCGCCTGATCGACAGTGGCGGTCTGTCGCTGATCAAGGGATTGCAGAACGCCTACAAGGACATGATCCATAACAAGGGCATGGTCAGTCAGGTCGACAAGCGACCGTTCAAGCTGGGCGAGAACATCGCAACCTCGAAAGGTTCGGTTGTTTATCGGACGGAGATGTTCGAGCTGGTGCACTATGCGCCGACGACCGACGAGGTCTATGCGATCCCGCAGCTGACGATCCCGCCGCAGATCAACAAGATGTACATCAACGATCTGTCGCCGGAAAAATCGGTCATCAAGTTCCTGGTCGACAGCGGTATCCAGACCTTCGTCATCTCATGGCGCAACCCGTCGAAGGAACAGGGCGTCTGGGGGATGGACGACTATGTCGATTCCTGCGTCGAGGCGATGGAGGCGGTGAAGGCCATCACCGGTTCCGACAAGGTCAATGTCAACGCCGGTTGTTCGGGCGGCCAGACTGCCAGCATCGTCGCTTCCAAGCTTGCCGCCGACAAGAACGATATCCTTGGTGCGCTCACGCTGATGGTGTGCGTCCTGCACCCCAAGCAGCTCGACATCGAGGCAGGCTCGCTCGTTTCCGAGAACGGCATGAAGCTCGCCCGGCGGCGGGCCGAGAAGGCCGGGATTATCAAGGCAGACGACCTCGCCCGCGGGTTCGCGTGGCTCAGGCCCAACGACCTGATCTGGAACTACGTCATCAACAACTACCTGTTGGGGGCCGATCCGCCCGCTTTCGACGTCTTGTATTGGAATGCCGACGCTACCAACCTGTCCGGCACGCTGATGGGCGACTTCCTGACCCTGTTCGAGACCCTCGCCTTCACCAAGAAGGGCGAGGTCGAGATGGCGGATCACAAGATCGATCTCAGCAAGGTCGATTCCGACCTGTTCATCCTGGGCGGGGTGACCGACCATATCACGCCTTGGAAGGCGACCTATCGTTCGACCCAGCTCTTCGGCTCCAAGGACATCACTTACGTCCTGAGCCAATCGGGTCACATGCAGGCGATCCTCAATCCGCCTGGCAACCCCAAGGCGAAATACTACACCCAGAAGAAGAAGGGCAAGCTGCCCGACACGGCCGAGAAGTGGCTTGAGGGCACTGAAGAGGTCAAGGGCAGCTGGTGGCCGTTCTGGATGGAATGGGTCCAGAAACGCTCGGGCAAGAAGGTGGCCGCCCCCAAAGAACTGGGGAATGACGAGTACCAGCCACTGGACCCGGCCCCCGGACTCTACGTAGTCGAGGAAAGATAA
- a CDS encoding putative bifunctional diguanylate cyclase/phosphodiesterase — MLESFESAGLGWFWSTDAKGRITYLSTSCIEEMEWNRDGVFGHPLSDLVIPDEGDVEIDGKREVRPLSFLLGSRNAISQLIVQVAGSDPEIWWELAGNPHFDRRGEFVGYRGSARDVTARISSERQAARLTRFDPLTKLPNRNRLRTMLGQVLTKYRNAKRSCSLIVVGLDRFKHINDTLGHKAGDELLEQVAARLLRIFKGHGEVARLGSDEFAIMLPDIDDRGELGEFGNRIIQLISQPYSINGSRAIIGTSVGFATAPYDGVDTDELLKAADLALSDAKAHGRGRYRFYSTELADGVKRRRQIEEDLRDAIASKQLVLHYQPIVDASTHDLKCLEALMRWEHPERGMISPGVFIPIAEDIGLIKQMGDWALEHACVQAVEWPGELRVAVNVSAIQFMDEGFPQVVERALRQSGLKPDRLELEITESVFMGDHSQTQRKFRELKALGVRLALDDFGTGYSSLSYLRHAPFDKIKIDQSFVRGATEADNNNSAIISSIISLAAALNMETVAEGVETQDELKLVTEKGASHLQGRIFSFAISHEELLKRIANHEFTYEPCGPDRYRADRRTEYRRIGLVHDDHRYSVVLRNLSKTGALVEGLLDVPVGVDVVLDLGGGQLAVATVRRSHGISQGLEFETPLISDGADGLCTRHRVSPYQIEAAGRPLRALSSDPYAMLMAGQQVERPKAFREVEIGPGRSKAA, encoded by the coding sequence ATGCTGGAAAGCTTTGAATCTGCGGGGCTAGGCTGGTTCTGGTCGACCGACGCCAAGGGGCGCATCACCTACCTCTCGACAAGCTGTATCGAGGAAATGGAGTGGAATCGCGATGGCGTCTTTGGCCATCCGCTCAGTGACCTCGTCATTCCCGACGAAGGCGACGTGGAAATCGACGGGAAACGAGAAGTGCGCCCGCTATCGTTCCTCCTCGGTTCGCGAAACGCGATAAGCCAACTGATCGTTCAGGTCGCCGGATCGGATCCTGAGATATGGTGGGAGCTCGCCGGTAACCCGCATTTCGATCGCCGGGGAGAGTTTGTCGGCTATCGTGGCAGCGCACGCGACGTTACTGCGCGTATCAGCAGCGAGCGCCAGGCCGCTCGGCTGACGCGCTTCGACCCGCTGACCAAGCTTCCGAACCGCAATCGCTTGCGTACCATGCTCGGGCAGGTTCTGACGAAGTACCGCAACGCCAAGCGCAGTTGTTCACTGATTGTTGTCGGGCTCGATCGCTTCAAGCACATCAATGACACGCTCGGTCACAAGGCCGGTGACGAACTCCTCGAACAAGTTGCCGCGCGACTGCTCCGCATTTTCAAGGGGCACGGCGAGGTGGCACGCCTCGGCAGCGACGAATTTGCCATCATGCTGCCGGACATCGATGACCGTGGCGAACTGGGCGAGTTCGGCAACCGGATCATCCAGCTCATATCGCAGCCCTATTCCATTAACGGCTCGCGCGCGATCATCGGCACATCAGTTGGCTTCGCGACTGCACCCTACGACGGGGTAGACACCGACGAGCTTCTCAAGGCGGCTGACCTCGCGTTGAGTGATGCCAAGGCGCACGGGCGTGGCCGCTACCGCTTCTATTCCACCGAACTGGCCGACGGTGTGAAGCGCCGGCGGCAGATTGAGGAGGACTTGCGGGACGCCATAGCGAGCAAGCAATTGGTGCTGCATTACCAGCCGATTGTCGACGCTTCGACCCACGACCTGAAGTGCCTGGAAGCCCTGATGCGCTGGGAGCATCCCGAGCGGGGTATGATTTCGCCCGGGGTCTTCATCCCGATTGCCGAGGATATCGGCCTGATCAAACAAATGGGCGACTGGGCACTTGAGCATGCCTGCGTCCAGGCAGTCGAATGGCCCGGGGAACTGCGCGTCGCAGTGAACGTCTCGGCGATCCAGTTCATGGACGAAGGATTTCCGCAGGTTGTCGAACGCGCCTTGCGTCAATCCGGACTGAAGCCCGACCGGCTTGAGCTCGAGATCACCGAGAGCGTGTTCATGGGCGATCACAGCCAGACCCAGAGAAAGTTCAGGGAACTCAAGGCATTGGGAGTCCGTCTTGCGCTTGACGATTTTGGGACGGGCTACAGCTCGCTGAGCTATCTGCGCCACGCGCCATTCGACAAGATCAAGATCGACCAGAGTTTCGTGCGCGGGGCGACCGAGGCTGACAACAACAACTCCGCGATCATCAGCTCGATCATCAGCCTTGCAGCAGCGCTGAACATGGAGACCGTTGCCGAAGGTGTTGAAACCCAGGACGAACTGAAACTTGTCACCGAAAAAGGCGCCAGCCACTTGCAGGGGCGCATCTTCTCGTTTGCGATCAGCCACGAAGAGCTCCTGAAGCGAATTGCCAATCACGAATTCACCTACGAGCCGTGCGGTCCCGATCGCTATCGTGCGGACCGTCGAACCGAGTATCGTCGGATTGGACTGGTTCACGACGACCATCGCTATAGCGTTGTTTTGCGTAACCTTTCCAAGACGGGTGCTCTGGTCGAAGGTTTGCTCGACGTTCCTGTCGGGGTTGATGTCGTGCTCGATCTCGGGGGAGGGCAATTGGCGGTTGCTACGGTGCGAAGGTCGCATGGCATCAGCCAGGGTCTCGAGTTTGAGACACCCTTGATCAGCGACGGTGCGGACGGACTGTGTACGCGTCATCGTGTATCGCCGTATCAGATCGAGGCTGCAGGCCGACCCTTGCGTGCCCTTTCATCGGACCCATACGCCATGCTCATGGCTGGTCAGCAGGTCGAAAGGCCAAAGGCGTTTCGCGAGGTTGAGATCGGGCCTGGACGCTCGAAAGCGGCCTGA
- a CDS encoding sensor domain-containing protein — MGAGAGFAMSSDEKLAMLDELERSGLGWFWATDLEGNLTYLSGAIAERLQVPMDQMIGQALPAVFASCDGEGRTKSLALKLGARKSFSAFPVSLASGASDVVINLSGRPVFGETGAFEGFRGTGADITEQHHREEETQRLAKYDSLTGLSNRHRMAQIIDNTLTAFRSAKRNCAIMMMDLDRFKQVNDTLGHAAGDELLKQVSARLQRAVERDCEIGRLGGDEFQIMLPDMDDRGELGEVAAKIIAMLTQPYSLEEGRCVIGASVGIAIAPHDGVTREEVVRSADLALYAAKNGGRGQFRFYTGDLENESIFRRRLEGDLLEAIREEQLFLKYQPVVSTVTGKVVALEALVCWNHPQRGEIDEEEFQSIVEGSSLQVDVGEWTIRQACREASKWPEALRVSVNVPTNQFTAEGFVESVGNALQETELDPSRLELEVKESAFLGDTNVVDKTLASLFKLGARLTLDEFGTGYSSLSYLRRAPFNNIKIGQKFFAGSMDRGSREIGLIKAIVALAMALGMETTATGIETVQLVEQLQGAGVTCLQGGIYSDPVSGQDVMDELAAGHWELEPGKRTKRAKRRTVYRKIQVIHDDHSYEVTLRNLSKSGALIEGLVDVPIDTQFVVDLGGGQLAVATVIRSNADTQGLEFELPLVDDGAGGLCTRHRVSPYELAAAGAPLAALSTGDYKAMQGGMLDPTKSIPKFMYANPAALDAA; from the coding sequence GTGGGCGCCGGCGCCGGCTTCGCGATGTCGAGCGATGAGAAGCTGGCCATGCTCGACGAGCTGGAGCGTTCCGGGCTGGGCTGGTTCTGGGCGACCGATCTCGAAGGAAATCTCACCTATCTGAGCGGCGCGATTGCCGAGCGTTTGCAGGTCCCGATGGACCAGATGATCGGGCAAGCGCTGCCGGCCGTATTCGCGTCTTGCGATGGCGAAGGTCGCACCAAGTCGCTAGCGCTCAAGCTCGGCGCACGTAAGAGCTTCTCGGCATTTCCCGTTAGCCTCGCAAGCGGGGCCAGCGACGTGGTCATAAACCTGTCCGGTCGCCCTGTGTTCGGGGAAACCGGAGCATTCGAGGGCTTTCGCGGCACCGGTGCCGATATTACCGAGCAGCATCACCGCGAAGAAGAGACCCAGCGTCTGGCAAAGTACGACTCGCTGACCGGCCTGTCGAACCGCCATCGCATGGCGCAGATCATCGACAATACCCTGACCGCGTTCCGTAGCGCGAAGCGTAATTGCGCGATCATGATGATGGACCTCGACCGCTTCAAGCAGGTCAACGACACGCTTGGCCACGCCGCCGGGGACGAGCTCTTGAAGCAGGTTTCCGCGCGACTGCAGCGTGCTGTCGAACGCGATTGCGAGATAGGCCGGCTGGGCGGCGACGAGTTCCAGATCATGCTGCCGGACATGGATGACCGCGGGGAACTGGGCGAAGTCGCGGCCAAGATCATCGCCATGCTGACGCAGCCTTATTCGCTGGAGGAAGGGCGCTGCGTCATCGGCGCATCCGTCGGTATCGCGATTGCTCCCCACGACGGTGTCACGCGCGAGGAAGTTGTGCGTTCGGCCGACCTTGCGCTCTATGCAGCAAAGAACGGCGGGCGCGGGCAGTTCCGGTTCTACACAGGCGATCTCGAGAACGAGAGCATCTTCCGCCGGCGTCTGGAAGGCGATCTGCTCGAAGCGATCCGCGAGGAACAGCTGTTCCTGAAGTATCAGCCGGTCGTCTCGACGGTGACCGGCAAGGTGGTCGCGCTCGAAGCCCTGGTCTGTTGGAACCATCCACAGCGGGGCGAGATCGACGAAGAAGAATTCCAGTCGATTGTCGAAGGCAGCAGCCTCCAGGTCGATGTCGGTGAGTGGACCATTCGGCAGGCCTGCCGCGAAGCGAGCAAGTGGCCGGAAGCCCTGCGCGTTTCGGTCAACGTGCCGACCAACCAGTTTACCGCAGAGGGATTTGTCGAATCCGTCGGCAACGCTTTGCAGGAGACCGAGCTCGATCCCTCGCGGCTTGAACTCGAAGTCAAGGAATCGGCCTTCCTCGGAGACACGAATGTCGTCGACAAGACCTTGGCGAGCCTCTTCAAGCTGGGTGCCCGCCTGACGCTCGACGAATTTGGAACCGGCTACTCATCGCTCAGCTACCTGCGCCGCGCGCCGTTCAACAACATCAAGATCGGGCAGAAATTCTTCGCCGGCTCGATGGATCGCGGCAGCCGCGAGATCGGTTTGATCAAGGCGATCGTTGCGCTGGCCATGGCCCTTGGCATGGAAACCACCGCTACCGGAATCGAGACAGTGCAGTTGGTGGAGCAACTGCAAGGTGCCGGGGTGACCTGCCTTCAGGGTGGAATCTATTCGGACCCGGTAAGCGGGCAGGACGTCATGGATGAACTCGCGGCAGGCCACTGGGAACTCGAACCGGGCAAGCGCACCAAGCGCGCCAAGCGTCGCACCGTCTATCGCAAGATTCAGGTAATCCACGACGACCATTCGTACGAAGTCACCCTGCGCAATCTCTCCAAGTCCGGGGCGCTGATCGAAGGTCTGGTCGATGTACCGATCGACACGCAGTTCGTCGTCGATCTTGGCGGTGGTCAGCTTGCTGTTGCGACGGTCATTCGCAGCAATGCCGACACTCAGGGTCTGGAATTCGAACTGCCGCTGGTCGACGACGGGGCAGGCGGGCTGTGCACCCGTCACCGCGTATCACCGTATGAACTGGCCGCAGCAGGCGCGCCCCTGGCAGCACTCTCGACCGGCGACTACAAGGCGATGCAGGGCGGAATGCTCGATCCGACGAAGAGTATTCCCAAGTTCATGTATGCCAATCCGGCAGCATTGGACGCGGCATAG